From Actinomycetes bacterium, one genomic window encodes:
- a CDS encoding MarR family winged helix-turn-helix transcriptional regulator, translated as MARALNGDGTSGGERTLSATEQAVTDRLAPMALDMAAMAAVSNLYRAAGAIRNNFERTVLAPHDLTWTGWVVLWVVWIWEDIEARHVAAEAGISKGTLTGVAGTLERRGLLDRRTHPEDARRQLISLTADGQALMAELFPLFNAQEAHVVAPLSAQEIQVLTTALRKMVIALEDSDGVAG; from the coding sequence GTGGCCCGAGCGCTGAACGGGGACGGTACGTCCGGAGGAGAGCGGACCCTGTCCGCGACGGAGCAGGCGGTCACCGACCGGCTGGCTCCCATGGCACTGGACATGGCGGCGATGGCGGCGGTCAGCAACCTCTACCGGGCAGCGGGCGCGATCCGGAACAACTTCGAGCGGACCGTGCTCGCGCCGCACGACCTCACGTGGACCGGCTGGGTCGTCCTGTGGGTGGTGTGGATCTGGGAGGACATCGAGGCCCGCCACGTCGCGGCCGAGGCCGGCATCTCCAAGGGCACCCTCACCGGGGTGGCCGGGACCCTCGAGCGACGCGGCCTGCTGGACCGCCGCACCCACCCGGAGGACGCCCGACGGCAGCTGATCAGCCTCACGGCCGACGGCCAGGCCCTCATGGCCGAGCTGTTCCCCCTCTTCAACGCCCAGGAGGCGCATGTCGTGGCCCCCCTGTCGGCGCAGGAGATCCAGGTGCTCACGACCGCGCTGCGCAAGATGGTGATCGCCCTGGAGGACTCGGACGGCGTCGCCGGCTGA